One region of Verrucomicrobiia bacterium genomic DNA includes:
- a CDS encoding D-amino acid aminotransferase yields MPEIAYVNGEFLPLEHATVRVEDRGFQFADGVYEVVRTYGGKPFATDAHLARLFRSLEAIEIKVSLTPEQLTSIIEEGVQRSGFAEAIVYLQITRGCAPRHRGIPKDAKPTIVMTVRELPAPATKLSANGIAVITLPEFRWARCDIKSIALLPSVLAYQAAKKAGVSDAIFVQEDDTVNEATAGNVFLVQQGRLRTPPKSTHILAGVTRDKLLEAARAAGIETVEERITKAELYTAEEIFLTSTTSEVVPIVSVDGKTIGSGKPGPVSAKIYEQFARMFIRA; encoded by the coding sequence GTGCCTGAGATTGCATACGTCAATGGAGAATTTCTGCCTCTCGAACACGCCACCGTCCGCGTGGAGGACCGTGGTTTTCAGTTCGCGGACGGCGTCTACGAGGTCGTGCGTACGTACGGCGGTAAACCTTTCGCGACGGACGCGCATCTGGCGCGGCTTTTCCGAAGCCTTGAGGCCATTGAGATCAAAGTCTCGCTCACGCCCGAGCAGTTGACGTCGATCATCGAGGAAGGCGTGCAACGCTCGGGTTTTGCCGAGGCGATTGTCTATTTGCAAATCACCCGGGGTTGCGCACCGCGTCATAGGGGAATACCGAAAGACGCCAAACCAACGATCGTGATGACGGTACGCGAACTCCCGGCGCCTGCGACAAAACTGTCAGCGAACGGGATAGCCGTCATCACACTGCCGGAGTTTCGCTGGGCGCGTTGCGACATCAAGAGCATTGCGCTCCTGCCCAGCGTGCTTGCCTACCAGGCGGCGAAGAAGGCGGGCGTGAGCGACGCGATATTTGTGCAGGAAGATGACACCGTGAATGAAGCCACGGCGGGCAATGTGTTTTTGGTGCAGCAGGGGCGATTGCGGACGCCGCCCAAGAGCACGCATATCCTGGCTGGTGTCACGCGCGACAAGCTTCTTGAGGCAGCGCGCGCGGCCGGGATTGAAACCGTGGAAGAACGGATCACCAAAGCCGAACTTTACACGGCGGAAGAGATTTTCCTGACCAGCACGACGTCCGAGGTCGTGCCGATTGTGAGTGTGGACGGGAAAACAATTGGCTCGGGAAAACCCGGGCCGGTGTCAGCAAAGATTTATGAGCAGTTCGCGAGAATGTTTATTCGCGCGTAA
- a CDS encoding tetratricopeptide repeat protein: protein MGGYRKAPGVFSAIAVFFVALCLPVAGETNSAPAGKDQPSEGSTEWAQHVVQSYEQLQEQQRSMLVGIEQARQDAAAAARAVEQARQDAEASAKRNGEEVEARLNRIEQSVTAEHEHEIETVRLSQRSTLITVGIFATLGFLGMLFFVVFLLRIMNRRTETLIAQFTGQALGPGFTPAALSAGDTHVVSVSRVEQSTARFVNTIERLEKRINELEGTADPVPDGEQPDSDKPAEAPAATTEAHSETPEPDPAVTRAKTERAERDARIALLLGKGQALLNLSQADTALACFDEVIALDATIAEAFVKKGMALERLGNLDGAIDCYDRAIALDDSMTMAYLNKGGVFNRLERYSEALQCYEQALRAQQKPSLV from the coding sequence ATGGGAGGATATCGTAAAGCGCCGGGAGTTTTTTCGGCGATCGCCGTTTTCTTCGTAGCGCTCTGCTTACCTGTGGCGGGAGAAACCAATTCTGCGCCGGCAGGAAAGGATCAACCGTCCGAAGGCAGCACCGAATGGGCGCAGCATGTCGTTCAGTCTTACGAGCAGCTCCAGGAACAGCAGCGATCCATGCTGGTTGGCATCGAGCAGGCCCGGCAGGATGCGGCCGCCGCCGCGCGCGCAGTCGAACAGGCCCGGCAGGATGCCGAAGCCTCCGCGAAACGCAACGGCGAAGAAGTGGAAGCACGACTGAATCGCATCGAACAATCCGTCACGGCGGAGCACGAACACGAGATTGAGACCGTTCGGCTTTCACAACGTTCCACACTCATTACGGTCGGCATTTTTGCGACCCTTGGATTCCTGGGAATGCTGTTCTTCGTGGTGTTCCTGCTACGGATCATGAACCGCCGTACCGAGACCCTGATCGCGCAATTTACCGGGCAGGCGCTCGGTCCCGGCTTCACGCCTGCCGCCCTCTCCGCCGGCGACACGCATGTCGTTTCCGTGAGCCGCGTCGAACAGTCCACCGCGCGCTTCGTCAACACCATCGAGCGGCTCGAGAAACGCATCAACGAACTGGAAGGAACCGCGGACCCGGTGCCGGACGGTGAGCAGCCGGACTCGGACAAACCGGCGGAGGCGCCAGCGGCGACGACCGAGGCTCATTCCGAAACCCCTGAACCGGATCCGGCCGTCACGCGCGCCAAAACCGAAAGGGCGGAACGCGACGCCCGAATCGCGTTGTTGCTGGGAAAAGGGCAGGCGTTGCTCAACCTGTCGCAAGCCGACACCGCGCTGGCGTGTTTCGACGAGGTGATCGCGCTGGACGCGACCATTGCCGAGGCGTTCGTCAAGAAAGGCATGGCGCTGGAGCGGCTCGGGAATCTTGACGGGGCCATCGACTGCTACGACCGCGCGATCGCGTTGGACGACTCGATGACGATGGCCTACCTGAACAAGGGCGGGGTGTTCAATCGTCTGGAACGTTACAGCGAAGCGTTGCAGTGCTACGAACAAGCGCTACGCGCGCAACAAAAACCCAGCCTCGTGTAA
- the yidC gene encoding membrane protein insertase YidC, with amino-acid sequence MMDRKTMLVVLGCLVALIGWQYAINKIYPPKPKPARAATAAAVTNAAPQTTVEGPALKPVEQPKDAAVQPEEPRSPEQIVTLSNEFVRMEFTTWGGGVRTVELLKHKVNGSGDVVLNGTNFVPALTLMGITNAGPDSVFAVEQPAPNTVVMKRQTRGGLGITKTFSLNDGYLLTGAVEIARMARGAEPLPATADVVIGTVTPTTTKELPTYLTASWLAGDKYQYRDLKQITKNADKGIGSEEISARWGDVKNQFFAMILTPETNAVAIECKQVDLAPPPDWKAKEPPHGVFAALIIRPTTMTTNAMERYEFTWYAGPKAYERLVALGKGQEEVMQFGFWGVISVVLLKGMKFFHGLIPSYGIAIILVTILIKILFWPIQAKSIKSMKAMQKFQPLINKLKEKYKDDPQRLNAETMKLYKEHKINPVSGCLPMLVQIPVLFAFYRMLVSAIELRGQSFLWIHDLSAPDTIFQVLGLPINPLPLVMTGLSVWQMKITPQTGDQQQQKMMMFMPLMMMFIFYKLAAGVVLYYTVQQFLSIAQQWWSMRKGDNTAAATPLATAGKAK; translated from the coding sequence ATGATGGACAGAAAGACAATGCTCGTGGTTCTCGGCTGCCTGGTCGCCCTGATCGGCTGGCAGTACGCGATCAATAAAATCTACCCACCGAAACCGAAACCGGCCAGGGCGGCGACCGCGGCTGCTGTAACCAATGCGGCCCCGCAGACGACGGTGGAGGGGCCCGCGCTGAAGCCGGTCGAGCAACCGAAGGACGCCGCTGTCCAACCCGAGGAACCCCGATCCCCCGAGCAAATCGTTACGCTCAGCAACGAATTCGTCCGCATGGAATTCACGACGTGGGGCGGCGGCGTGCGCACGGTCGAATTGCTCAAGCACAAGGTCAACGGCTCTGGTGATGTCGTGCTCAACGGAACCAATTTCGTCCCGGCGCTGACCTTGATGGGGATCACAAACGCCGGTCCCGACTCGGTATTTGCGGTGGAGCAGCCTGCGCCGAACACCGTCGTGATGAAACGCCAAACGAGAGGCGGCTTGGGGATCACCAAGACTTTTTCGCTTAACGACGGGTATTTACTGACGGGCGCAGTTGAGATCGCCCGCATGGCTCGGGGCGCCGAACCGTTGCCCGCTACTGCGGACGTGGTTATCGGCACGGTGACACCGACGACCACGAAGGAATTGCCCACCTACCTGACCGCGAGCTGGCTCGCGGGTGACAAGTATCAATATCGCGATCTGAAGCAGATCACCAAGAATGCCGACAAAGGAATTGGCAGTGAGGAGATCAGTGCGCGTTGGGGCGATGTGAAGAACCAGTTTTTTGCGATGATCCTCACGCCGGAGACGAACGCCGTTGCGATTGAATGCAAGCAGGTGGATCTCGCGCCTCCCCCCGACTGGAAAGCGAAGGAACCGCCGCATGGCGTATTCGCCGCGTTGATCATCCGGCCCACCACCATGACCACCAATGCGATGGAGCGCTACGAGTTCACGTGGTACGCCGGGCCGAAAGCGTACGAACGTCTGGTGGCGCTCGGCAAGGGCCAGGAAGAGGTGATGCAATTCGGGTTCTGGGGCGTGATCAGTGTGGTGCTTCTGAAAGGCATGAAGTTTTTCCATGGACTAATCCCGAGCTACGGCATCGCGATCATCCTCGTCACTATTCTCATCAAGATCCTCTTCTGGCCGATCCAGGCGAAGAGCATCAAGTCGATGAAAGCCATGCAGAAGTTCCAGCCGCTGATCAACAAGCTCAAGGAGAAGTACAAGGACGACCCGCAGCGGCTGAACGCGGAGACGATGAAGCTGTACAAGGAGCACAAGATCAACCCGGTCTCCGGGTGCCTGCCGATGTTGGTGCAAATTCCGGTGCTGTTTGCCTTTTACCGCATGCTCGTCAGCGCCATCGAACTGCGCGGGCAGTCGTTTCTCTGGATCCACGACCTTTCGGCGCCGGACACCATCTTCCAGGTGCTGGGGTTGCCAATTAATCCCCTGCCGCTGGTCATGACGGGCCTGTCGGTGTGGCAGATGAAAATCACGCCGCAGACCGGCGACCAGCAGCAACAGAAGATGATGATGTTCATGCCGCTGATGATGATGTTTATTTTTTACAAACTGGCCGCCGGGGTGGTGCTCTATTACACCGTGCAACAGTTTCTTTCGATCGCCCAGCAATGGTGGAGCATGCGCAAGGGGGACAATACGGCCGCGGCGACGCCGCTGGCGACCGCTGGAAAAGCAAAATGA
- a CDS encoding efflux RND transporter periplasmic adaptor subunit, which yields MLGLMLLFIVAIGAWKRWQIKTGVAMAAKFAPPPTAVTTAMAKTERWQPVLSAVGSLKAVNGVTVSTDLAGIISRISFQSGATVKKGDLLVKLDSSQEEAQLHSAEARRDLAKLSLDRQRDLRASGAVSQSDYDSAESEFRQAAAAVDDARAHIARKTITAPFDGLIGIRQVDLGQYLDVGAPIVPLQSTDPIYVNFSLPQENLGQIAIGKKLHVKANGVAGDQFEGEITAVDSRFDESTRNILIQGTVANAENRLRPGMFVNVEVIQPEQDVVSIPATSINYAPYGDSVFVVKEIQGPDGKSFKGALQQFVKTGTTRGDQASIISGVKAGDEVVSSGVFKLRSGIPVQVNNSVQPGNEANPTPPNR from the coding sequence ATGCTGGGACTGATGCTTCTCTTCATTGTGGCGATTGGCGCCTGGAAACGCTGGCAGATTAAAACGGGAGTTGCTATGGCCGCGAAATTTGCGCCACCTCCCACCGCGGTCACGACAGCTATGGCCAAGACAGAGCGCTGGCAACCAGTTTTGAGCGCAGTGGGTTCGCTGAAGGCCGTCAATGGTGTCACCGTCAGCACGGATTTGGCGGGGATCATTTCGCGGATTTCTTTCCAGTCTGGCGCCACGGTGAAAAAGGGAGACCTGCTGGTCAAACTGGACAGTTCGCAAGAAGAGGCCCAGCTGCATTCCGCGGAAGCGCGTCGCGACCTTGCGAAATTGAGCCTCGACCGCCAGCGCGATCTCCGGGCCAGTGGGGCCGTCTCGCAGTCGGACTACGATTCCGCCGAAAGCGAGTTTCGCCAAGCGGCCGCGGCTGTTGATGACGCGAGAGCGCACATCGCCCGCAAGACCATTACGGCCCCATTCGATGGACTGATCGGCATCCGGCAGGTGGACCTTGGCCAGTACCTGGATGTCGGCGCACCCATCGTGCCGCTACAGTCGACCGACCCGATCTATGTGAACTTTTCGCTCCCACAGGAAAACCTCGGTCAGATTGCAATTGGAAAAAAGCTTCACGTCAAAGCGAATGGGGTCGCGGGCGATCAGTTTGAAGGCGAGATCACTGCGGTCGATTCCCGCTTCGATGAATCGACGCGGAACATCCTGATCCAGGGCACGGTGGCGAACGCGGAAAACCGCTTGCGCCCCGGCATGTTCGTCAATGTCGAGGTGATCCAGCCGGAGCAGGACGTCGTTTCCATTCCGGCGACCTCGATCAATTACGCGCCTTATGGCGATTCGGTTTTCGTCGTCAAAGAAATACAGGGGCCCGACGGCAAGTCCTTCAAGGGCGCGCTGCAGCAATTTGTAAAAACCGGTACGACACGCGGCGACCAGGCGTCGATTATTTCCGGGGTCAAGGCAGGCGACGAAGTGGTCAGCTCCGGGGTCTTCAAGCTGCGTAGCGGGATCCCGGTGCAGGTGAACAACAGCGTTCAGCCGGGAAATGAAGCCAACCCGACCCCACCCAATCGGTGA
- a CDS encoding KH domain-containing protein has product METETPASSSPPVPSGPPLDPREVLQKMLDGLGLHTKVEVLTMDGSTLLHIATAEPGRLIGKHGQTLSQLQFLVNRILQRASAEAPRVTVDCERYRERQRDDILKKVLEAADNVRRWGDAVKIGPFNAFDRRVIHLHMERDRELEAVSEGEGDEAGMKRMIIRVREKPAA; this is encoded by the coding sequence ATGGAAACGGAAACTCCGGCCTCATCCAGTCCACCTGTCCCCTCCGGTCCGCCGCTTGATCCCCGCGAAGTTCTGCAGAAGATGCTCGACGGCCTTGGCCTGCACACTAAAGTCGAAGTTTTGACGATGGATGGTTCAACGTTGCTGCACATTGCCACCGCCGAACCCGGCCGCCTGATCGGCAAACACGGCCAGACCCTCAGCCAATTGCAGTTCCTGGTGAATCGCATCCTCCAGCGCGCCAGCGCCGAGGCCCCGCGCGTGACGGTCGATTGCGAGCGCTACCGCGAGCGCCAGCGCGACGACATTCTCAAGAAAGTCCTCGAAGCCGCCGACAATGTCCGCCGCTGGGGCGACGCCGTGAAGATCGGTCCGTTCAACGCCTTCGACCGCCGCGTCATCCACCTGCACATGGAGAGGGACCGGGAATTGGAAGCCGTCAGCGAAGGCGAGGGCGACGAGGCCGGCATGAAGCGAATGATCATCCGCGTGCGGGAGAAACCGGCGGCGTAG
- the yidD gene encoding membrane protein insertion efficiency factor YidD, with product MIKPLLLLLLRHYRYLSPLRMFLPAPAPGGCCRFYPTCSCYAHEAIEKLGPARGLWLSATRLARCHPFAAGGYDPVPKR from the coding sequence GTGATCAAACCTTTACTTCTTTTGCTGCTGCGGCACTATCGCTACCTCTCGCCGCTACGAATGTTTTTACCCGCACCCGCTCCGGGCGGCTGCTGCCGCTTTTATCCCACCTGTTCTTGTTACGCCCACGAAGCGATTGAAAAGCTTGGTCCCGCGCGCGGGCTGTGGCTGTCGGCCACGCGGCTGGCGCGCTGCCATCCGTTTGCGGCAGGTGGTTACGACCCGGTGCCAAAGCGATGA
- the rnpA gene encoding ribonuclease P protein component: MPKSERLQRGYQFRGAYEHGRKFVGRFVVLYTVDEPPAGRALGVVTSRKIGGAVVRNRARRLLREAYRLNKQKLKTNLQIVMIARSAINGKRRQDVEADLLRLFLAAGILNET, encoded by the coding sequence TTGCCCAAAAGCGAGCGACTCCAGCGCGGCTACCAATTTCGGGGCGCGTATGAACACGGTCGCAAGTTCGTTGGCCGGTTTGTCGTGCTCTACACGGTGGACGAACCACCAGCGGGTCGCGCGCTGGGGGTGGTCACGAGCCGCAAGATCGGTGGCGCCGTCGTCCGCAATCGCGCGCGGCGGCTTCTGCGCGAGGCGTACCGGTTGAACAAACAGAAACTCAAAACCAATTTACAGATTGTCATGATTGCCCGCAGTGCCATCAACGGAAAGCGCCGCCAGGACGTGGAGGCGGATTTATTGCGGCTGTTCCTAGCAGCGGGCATCCTGAACGAGACGTGA
- a CDS encoding efflux RND transporter permease subunit, producing the protein MNFTDLFIRRPVVATVVNLIILLAGFQAIRSLNVRQYPRSDIAVVTVTTTYIGANADLVRGFITTPLERVIASADGIDYIESSSAQGVSTITVHLKLNYDNNAALTQIQAKVAQVRNDLPPEAEAPIIEIATSDSQFAAAYLSFYSKDLDQNQITDYLTRVVQPKLTAISGVQRADILGARTFAMRIWLKADRMAALNISPSQVHDALAANNFLSAVGATKGSMISVNLTANTDLRTADEFRELVIRQQNGAIVRLKDIADVELGAESYDEDVQFSGEKATFMGIWALPTANSLDVIKAVRAELPQIESQLPVGMKVGVPYDSTKYISDALREVTHTLLETLLIVIIVIFLFLGSFRSVLIPVVAIPISLIGAAFLMLVFGFTLNLLTLLAIVLSVGLVVDDAIVVVENVERHLHEGLKPYDAAVKGARELFGPIIAMTITLAAVYAPIGFQGGLTGTLFREFALTLAGAVIVSGFVALTLSPMMSSKLLRGGESHRGFAGWINNRFDKLRQRYIKTLTNTLQWRPVTLTLALIVILLMIPFLLFSQHELAPKEDQGVVFGIVQAAPNSTIEQTTRYTEKVNEVFESLPETEHTFQLTDPSGGFSGMVTKPWSERKRNTEQILGEVFARVSNISGVRVIATTPAPLPGGGQFPVEFVMASTAEPRELIDFANQLVGKALESGIFVFADTDLKFDQPQTEVVFDRDKVASLGLNLQQVGADLGTMLGGNYVNRFNIQGRSYKVIPEVARVQRLNADQLKDFYISGPNGKLVPLSTFATLKSTTEPRAMYRFQQLNSVKIQGAIRPGATLDQALKVLEQEAAKILPKGYNIDYGGEARQLRVEGNNLNTTLILSFILIFLVLAAQFESFRDPLIILLGSVPLALSGALLFSFLGFTTLNIYSQIGLITLVGLVSKNGILIVEFANKMQESGKSKLDAVIEAAGTRLRPILMTSVATVAGHFPLVLARGPGAGSRNSIGTVLVTGMMIGTVFTLFVVPSIYMLLARNHALKPRESEMEEPEFGDAAEATTLRRGVLLAEGD; encoded by the coding sequence ATGAATTTTACCGACTTATTTATCCGCCGTCCGGTTGTCGCGACCGTCGTCAACCTGATCATCCTGCTGGCGGGCTTCCAGGCGATTCGCTCGCTGAACGTCCGTCAGTATCCGCGCAGTGACATCGCCGTGGTGACCGTGACGACGACATACATTGGCGCGAATGCCGACCTGGTGCGCGGGTTCATCACCACGCCGCTTGAGCGTGTCATCGCGAGCGCCGACGGGATCGATTACATCGAATCCTCAAGCGCGCAGGGTGTGAGCACGATCACGGTGCACTTGAAGCTCAATTACGACAACAACGCTGCGCTGACTCAGATCCAGGCAAAAGTTGCTCAGGTGCGGAATGACCTTCCGCCGGAGGCTGAGGCCCCGATCATTGAAATTGCCACCAGCGACAGCCAGTTTGCGGCAGCCTATTTGAGTTTCTATTCCAAGGACCTCGACCAGAATCAAATCACCGATTATCTGACCCGGGTCGTCCAGCCGAAGCTGACGGCCATTAGTGGCGTCCAGCGCGCGGACATCCTCGGCGCCCGCACATTCGCGATGCGGATCTGGCTCAAGGCGGACCGCATGGCCGCGCTCAACATTTCGCCGTCGCAGGTCCACGACGCCCTGGCCGCCAATAATTTTCTTTCCGCTGTCGGTGCCACCAAGGGCTCGATGATCTCGGTGAATCTGACGGCAAACACCGACCTTCGCACGGCGGATGAATTTCGGGAGCTCGTCATCCGCCAACAGAACGGCGCCATCGTTCGTTTAAAGGACATCGCCGACGTTGAACTCGGTGCGGAGAGTTATGATGAGGATGTCCAGTTCTCGGGTGAGAAGGCGACATTTATGGGTATCTGGGCGCTGCCGACCGCCAACTCGCTCGATGTGATCAAGGCCGTCCGGGCCGAGCTTCCCCAGATTGAAAGCCAGTTGCCGGTCGGCATGAAAGTCGGTGTTCCGTACGACTCCACGAAATACATCAGCGACGCGCTTCGCGAGGTGACCCACACCTTGCTGGAGACGTTGCTGATCGTCATCATCGTCATCTTTCTCTTTCTTGGCTCATTCCGTTCCGTGCTCATTCCGGTGGTGGCCATCCCGATTTCACTTATCGGCGCGGCCTTCTTGATGCTGGTGTTTGGGTTCACCCTAAACCTTCTGACGTTGCTGGCGATCGTGCTTTCGGTTGGTCTGGTCGTGGACGACGCGATCGTTGTCGTCGAGAACGTCGAGCGGCATCTGCACGAAGGATTGAAACCGTACGACGCGGCGGTCAAGGGCGCGCGGGAACTGTTCGGCCCCATCATAGCCATGACCATCACGCTGGCGGCGGTGTACGCCCCGATTGGCTTCCAGGGCGGCCTCACGGGGACATTGTTCCGCGAGTTTGCCCTGACGCTGGCGGGGGCCGTGATCGTTTCCGGGTTCGTTGCCCTGACCTTGTCTCCCATGATGTCGTCGAAACTTTTGCGTGGCGGCGAATCCCATCGCGGATTTGCCGGCTGGATCAACAATCGCTTCGACAAGCTCCGCCAGCGGTACATCAAAACCCTTACGAACACCTTGCAGTGGCGCCCGGTGACCTTGACCCTGGCTTTGATCGTGATCCTGCTGATGATTCCCTTTCTCCTGTTTTCACAGCATGAGTTGGCGCCGAAAGAGGACCAAGGTGTGGTCTTCGGTATCGTCCAGGCTGCGCCGAATTCCACCATTGAACAGACCACACGTTACACCGAAAAGGTGAACGAAGTGTTTGAATCATTGCCGGAAACGGAGCACACGTTCCAACTCACCGATCCATCGGGCGGATTTTCCGGGATGGTGACCAAACCCTGGAGCGAGAGGAAACGAAACACCGAGCAGATACTCGGCGAGGTTTTCGCGAGGGTCAGCAACATTTCTGGCGTTCGCGTGATCGCCACGACACCCGCCCCGCTGCCAGGGGGCGGACAGTTTCCCGTGGAATTCGTCATGGCCTCCACAGCCGAGCCGCGGGAACTCATCGACTTCGCCAACCAACTGGTTGGGAAAGCTCTGGAGAGCGGGATCTTCGTGTTTGCGGACACCGATCTGAAATTTGACCAGCCTCAGACGGAGGTCGTCTTCGACCGCGACAAGGTAGCGTCACTGGGATTGAACCTGCAACAGGTTGGCGCTGATCTCGGCACGATGTTGGGAGGCAATTATGTCAATCGTTTCAATATCCAGGGCCGGAGTTACAAGGTCATTCCAGAGGTCGCGCGCGTGCAGCGCCTGAATGCGGACCAGTTGAAGGACTTTTACATCAGCGGGCCCAATGGAAAGCTGGTGCCGCTCTCGACGTTTGCGACTCTGAAGTCAACGACCGAACCGAGGGCAATGTATCGGTTCCAGCAATTGAATTCTGTCAAGATCCAAGGGGCCATCCGGCCGGGCGCGACACTGGATCAGGCGTTGAAGGTACTCGAGCAAGAGGCCGCGAAAATCCTGCCGAAGGGGTACAACATTGATTACGGTGGAGAAGCACGGCAGTTGCGGGTGGAAGGGAACAACCTGAACACGACGCTGATTCTTTCCTTTATTCTCATCTTCCTTGTGCTGGCGGCTCAGTTTGAGAGCTTCCGCGATCCGTTGATCATTCTCCTTGGCTCGGTGCCACTCGCGCTCTCTGGCGCGCTATTATTCAGCTTCCTTGGATTCACGACATTGAACATCTACAGCCAGATTGGGTTGATCACCCTGGTGGGTCTTGTTTCCAAAAACGGAATCCTCATCGTGGAATTTGCCAACAAGATGCAAGAATCGGGCAAGAGCAAACTCGACGCGGTCATCGAAGCCGCTGGAACCCGTTTGCGTCCGATTCTGATGACGTCCGTGGCAACGGTTGCGGGACATTTTCCCCTCGTGCTGGCCCGTGGGCCTGGCGCCGGTTCGCGAAACAGCATCGGCACCGTGCTCGTCACCGGGATGATGATCGGGACCGTGTTTACGCTGTTTGTTGTGCCTTCGATCTATATGCTGCTCGCGCGCAATCATGCGTTGAAGCCGCGGGAATCGGAGATGGAAGAACCGGAATTTGGGGACGCCGCCGAGGCCACTACCCTCCGCCGAGGCGTTTTACTTGCCGAGGGGGATTAG
- a CDS encoding ankyrin repeat domain-containing protein, producing the protein MKKQLPARPTLEQLKKQAKDLHKLHASGDAEAIQRARESHPQFVDEPDEAIRDAEFPLSDAQLVIAREYGFESWPKLKAHVQSVALETDDPAELFKEAVTMDNTAHARRILERHPELKDRINEPLLGFDAPAIVQARSREMIDVLLAAGADINAKSRWWAGGFGLLHGVNPELAAYAVERGAIVDIHAAARMGLLDRLRALVSADPALVHARGGDGQTPLHFASTAAIAEYLLDHGADIEARDVDHESTPAQYMVKDRQDVARCLIRHGCKTDILMAAALGDADLVSKHLDNNPDCTRLRVSDEFFPMVGGKTGGTIYQWTLGWYVSAHQVARQFGHEDVLSLLMERSPVDVKLLAACWLGDESTVKSLLAMQPNIAASLLDADRRHLAHAARNDNLTAVRLMLTAGLPLDGRSQEGGTPLHWAAFYGDRAMVMVLLQHNPPLEITDTVHNGTPLDWAIYGSQHSGFRQVGNYPVVVEMLIKAGAKFESPDGTEEVKEVMRRYGDPNR; encoded by the coding sequence ATGAAGAAGCAACTGCCGGCCCGGCCGACCCTTGAGCAACTCAAGAAGCAGGCCAAAGATCTCCACAAACTCCACGCGTCCGGCGATGCCGAAGCGATTCAGCGGGCTAGGGAAAGTCATCCACAGTTCGTCGATGAACCCGATGAAGCGATTCGCGACGCTGAGTTTCCGTTGAGCGATGCCCAGCTTGTCATTGCCCGTGAATACGGCTTCGAGAGCTGGCCCAAGCTGAAGGCGCATGTTCAGTCTGTCGCCCTCGAAACCGACGACCCGGCTGAACTGTTTAAAGAAGCGGTCACCATGGATAACACGGCCCACGCCAGGAGGATTTTGGAACGCCATCCGGAGTTGAAAGACAGGATTAACGAGCCGTTACTGGGTTTCGACGCCCCGGCAATCGTCCAGGCGCGTAGCCGTGAGATGATCGACGTATTGCTCGCTGCCGGTGCTGACATCAACGCAAAGAGTCGTTGGTGGGCGGGAGGATTTGGGCTGCTCCATGGAGTCAACCCCGAGCTGGCCGCGTATGCGGTTGAGCGCGGCGCGATTGTGGACATCCATGCCGCAGCACGCATGGGCTTATTGGACAGACTCCGCGCCCTGGTGTCCGCCGACCCGGCGCTCGTACATGCGCGTGGCGGCGACGGCCAGACACCCCTTCACTTTGCCAGCACGGCGGCCATCGCCGAGTACCTGCTGGATCACGGCGCCGACATTGAAGCACGGGATGTGGATCATGAGTCTACGCCGGCGCAGTACATGGTCAAGGACCGGCAGGATGTCGCTCGTTGCCTCATTCGACACGGCTGCAAGACGGACATCCTCATGGCGGCAGCGCTGGGGGACGCGGACCTGGTTAGCAAACATCTCGATAATAATCCCGACTGCACTCGCCTGCGTGTGAGCGATGAGTTTTTCCCGATGGTTGGTGGTAAGACCGGTGGAACTATCTATCAATGGACACTCGGGTGGTACGTGTCGGCGCACCAGGTGGCCCGGCAGTTCGGTCATGAAGATGTCCTCTCCTTGCTCATGGAGCGCAGCCCGGTCGATGTAAAGTTACTCGCGGCTTGCTGGCTCGGCGATGAATCTACCGTGAAATCGTTATTGGCTATGCAGCCCAATATTGCCGCAAGTTTATTGGATGCAGATCGCCGCCATCTGGCGCACGCGGCCCGAAACGATAATTTGACGGCTGTGCGCTTGATGTTGACGGCGGGTTTACCCTTGGACGGACGGAGCCAGGAAGGTGGGACGCCCTTGCATTGGGCGGCATTTTACGGCGATCGTGCAATGGTTATGGTGCTCTTGCAGCATAACCCACCATTGGAAATAACCGACACCGTTCATAACGGCACGCCACTCGACTGGGCCATTTATGGCTCACAACACAGTGGATTTCGACAGGTGGGCAATTATCCGGTGGTTGTCGAAATGTTGATCAAGGCTGGCGCAAAGTTTGAAAGCCCCGATGGCACTGAGGAGGTCAAGGAAGTGATGCGAAGGTACGGCGACCCCAATCGTTGA
- the rpmH gene encoding 50S ribosomal protein L34: MKRTYQPSKIRRQRRFGFLKRTRTKRGRATLSRRRRKGRKRLSV; encoded by the coding sequence ATGAAAAGGACATATCAGCCGTCCAAGATTCGGCGGCAACGAAGATTCGGGTTTTTGAAGCGCACGCGCACGAAACGTGGTCGTGCGACATTGAGTCGGCGTCGCCGCAAAGGGCGCAAGCGCCTTTCTGTGTAG